The stretch of DNA TCGGCCGCGGTGATTTCAGCAACGAAGGCGTTGGTGTTGGCGACGGCGCGGGCGATGGCGCGCTGGTGGCGCACTTCCGCCTTCAGGATGGCCTGAATCTGCGAGACCAGCAGCGCCGCGCCGAGGCCCTTGCCGGAGACATCGGCGATGACGATGCCGAGGATGCCGTCGGGCAACAGGAAGAAATCGTAGTAATCACCTCCGACCTGACGCGAGGGCTGGGTGAAGGCGGCGAGTTCGTAGTGTGGGCTGTGCGGCAGCGCGCGGGGCAGGAGGTTGCGCTGGATCTGGCGCGCCACATTCAGCTCTTCCTCGAGTTTCTGCTTCTCGATGGCTTCCTGGTAGAGGTGCGCGTTGGTGATAGCAGTGGCCAACTGGTTCGACAGCGTCGCCAGCAGGTTGACATCCTCGACGGTGTACTTGTACCCGGAGACCTTCTCGCCCAGGACCAGCACGGCCGACAGTTCGCCGCGGTCCACCACCGGCACCACCAGCCGGCAGGACCAGCGGGTGAGGATTTCGGTCATGGGCGTCAGCGGCCGGTCGATGACGAATTCCTCGAAGGCGGTCGGACGGCCGCGGCGCAGCGCCTCCTGGAAGAACCAGTCGGTTGCCTCGATCCCCTCCCCTGCGAGGCCGGCCAATTCGATCACAAACCGGCCCGGCGCCGGGCCGCGTGTGACGAAAAAGGCGCGCTCCACGAACAACTGCTCGGTCATCACCGAGAGCATCAGCTTCTTGAGATCCTGGACATCGAAGACCGACGCCACCTGCCGCGAGAAGTGCTCGAGGATGGCGCGCGGATCGGAACGATCGCGCAAAAAAAGACGGCTGACCAGATCATCGACCCGGTCCTTGAGCGGCTGGAAGAAAATCAGAATGACCAGGATGAACGCGGCGTCGACCAGCGGCGTCTGGATCTCAAGCACGTTGCGGACCAGCGAGGCAATCTGGGTGACCACCAACAGGTACATCCCCACCAGCAGCGCGGAGGAGACGGTGAAAACGAACGACTGGCGGACGATCAGACGCGTGTCGAGGAACTGGTAGCGAATGATCGACCAGGCGATGCTGCCGGCGCCGACGAGCAGGGCGACAATGGTGAAAGCATCGCGCAACGGACCATAGACCTTGATGATGCCCAGGGTCGGCAGGATGAAGGCGATCGCATACAACCCGACAGCCAGCTGAATGCCGCGCAGGATGATGCCGACCTGATCCCTGAGCCGGACGTTGGTGACCGAGCGGTGACCGATGCGCAGGGCCCATATCGCGCCGGCGATGTAGAGCAGGTTGATCATCGAGAAGAACTTCAGGTGAAAATCGAAGAGGAGGTTGAGGCCATAGGCGCCGATGCGCATGGCGATGTCAAAGGGCGCCAGCAGCGTCCGCACGATCGCCGACTCGGCGTCCAGGCCGCTCCAGCGCACCTGCGGGCGCGCCAGAAACGCCAGCCAAAGCACATGGAACAGGTGAGGCAAAAAGACCAGGTATTTGGCGCGGGGCCAGCGCGCCACCACCGGGTGCTCCACCGGAAAGACCAGCGTGAACAGGAGCAGCTGCGGGAAGAACAATTCCCACAGATAGAAGAGCGTGTAGGGGAAGGTGGTGGGCAGTGCCGCGCCGCCGGCGCTTTGTTCGAGGGTGGAACCGATGGCGGCGAAGACCGGGCCCAGCCCGGCGAACAGCAACATCAGGGCGGTGATGCGATTGACGCGGCTCCTGGGGTTTTCGCGCAGGATGACGGTGCCGAGCCATATCAGCACGGCCCCCAGCGCCAAATAGAGGACCGCAACGACAATCTGCCAGTTCACCCGTAGGCCCCCGCCCCGCACGCCGGCCACGCGGCGTCACCGCGCTTCAACCCGAGGAGAGATTCTTGCGCGCCACCACCACGGTTCCGCCTCCGGGTCCCGCCTCGTATCGCACCTCGTCCATCAGGGATCGGACGATGAAGACGCCGCGTCCCACCTCCCGCAGCAGGTTTTCCTCGGCCAGCGGATCGGGAATCTCCGTCGGATTGAAGCCCTCACCCTGATCGGTGACGCGGACAGTCAGATCGGTGTCGGTGAAGATCAATTCGACCGTGACGGTCTTATTGGGATTGCTCTTGTTGCCATGGACAATCGCGTTGTTAACCAGTTCGGTCGACGCAATGGCGACGTCGGTGACCAACGCATCGGGAATGCCCCGGGCGCGCAACGCGTTCTCGAGGAACTCGTCGGCCTCGGCAATGCGGTGAGGATCGCTGGGGATCACCAGCCGCGCGGAGTTCGATGGGGCTGGGGTCATTGCAGGACGGGAAGCGTTCCGCGCCGAACGCGGACCGCGCTCCATCAGAAGCTGGCGACCGCCAGATCGACCGTGTCGTAAGCCTCAAACACCGTCACCAGCTTGGTGATGGTCAGGAGGCTTTGAATCTTGTCGGTGACGCAGGCCAGCTTCAGATCGCCCTTGTTGTCACGCAACGTTGTCAGTCCGGCGATCAGAATGCCCAAGCCGGTGGAGTTCATCCAGTCGACCTCGGCGAGGTTGATCACCACAC from bacterium encodes:
- a CDS encoding GAF domain-containing SpoIIE family protein phosphatase produces the protein MAGVRGGGLRVNWQIVVAVLYLALGAVLIWLGTVILRENPRSRVNRITALMLLFAGLGPVFAAIGSTLEQSAGGAALPTTFPYTLFYLWELFFPQLLLFTLVFPVEHPVVARWPRAKYLVFLPHLFHVLWLAFLARPQVRWSGLDAESAIVRTLLAPFDIAMRIGAYGLNLLFDFHLKFFSMINLLYIAGAIWALRIGHRSVTNVRLRDQVGIILRGIQLAVGLYAIAFILPTLGIIKVYGPLRDAFTIVALLVGAGSIAWSIIRYQFLDTRLIVRQSFVFTVSSALLVGMYLLVVTQIASLVRNVLEIQTPLVDAAFILVILIFFQPLKDRVDDLVSRLFLRDRSDPRAILEHFSRQVASVFDVQDLKKLMLSVMTEQLFVERAFFVTRGPAPGRFVIELAGLAGEGIEATDWFFQEALRRGRPTAFEEFVIDRPLTPMTEILTRWSCRLVVPVVDRGELSAVLVLGEKVSGYKYTVEDVNLLATLSNQLATAITNAHLYQEAIEKQKLEEELNVARQIQRNLLPRALPHSPHYELAAFTQPSRQVGGDYYDFFLLPDGILGIVIADVSGKGLGAALLVSQIQAILKAEVRHQRAIARAVANTNAFVAEITAAEQFATMVYAEYNPATRILTYTNAGHNQPMLVRCDGRCERLDCGGLVLGVMPNVTYEVEEVRLEPMDTVFFFTDGLSDLESPSGTDFGEERIERLVIKHRALPAEQLSRQIVSEATAFSQGDLGFDDLTMVVFRAI
- a CDS encoding ATP-binding protein: MTPAPSNSARLVIPSDPHRIAEADEFLENALRARGIPDALVTDVAIASTELVNNAIVHGNKSNPNKTVTVELIFTDTDLTVRVTDQGEGFNPTEIPDPLAEENLLREVGRGVFIVRSLMDEVRYEAGPGGGTVVVARKNLSSG
- a CDS encoding STAS domain-containing protein, whose amino-acid sequence is MKLTEREQGGVVILEPKGKIMGGPDATVLHDKIHDLIAQKKLRVVINLAEVDWMNSTGLGILIAGLTTLRDNKGDLKLACVTDKIQSLLTITKLVTVFEAYDTVDLAVASF